GTCAATGTCAATTGTGACATAGACTGGGCGTCCTGCCAGTTTCGGTAATACTTCTTTTAACGGTTCTAATACGTCAAATTTATATAAGTTCATACCTACTTCTTTTGCCCATTCGAATTCTTCCTTCATTCCAGAACGAATACCGAAAGAATATACGTTTTCCGGACCAATTAAATCGCACACCTTACGAATAGGTGTAGAGTGGGATAAAGGCTCCCCTTCATACGACTCACGTAAATCAGTATGAGCATCCATATGGATGATTGCTAAATCCGGATATTTTTTTGCCATTGCCTTAAAAATTGGCCAAGACACTAAGTGCTCACCACCGAGACCTAGTGGAAACTTATCGGCATCTAAAAGTTTTGATACATACTCTTCAATCATGTCTAAACTGCGTTGTGCGTTTCCGAATGGTAATGGGATATCACCCGCATCAAAATATTTTACCTCTTCTAGTTCACGATCTAGATATGGGCTATATTCTTCAAGACCGATTGATACTTCACGAATACGTGCAGGGCCAAAGCGAGAACCTGGACGGTAACTTACTGTCCAATCCATAGGCATCCCGTAAATAACTACCTTTGACTCTTCAAAACTTGGATGACTTTTAATAAATACTTTACCTGAATAAGCTTCATCAAAACGCATATTCTTTTCCTCCTTATGTGGAACTTAAGGTATCCCAACCTTTCATTATTTCTCAAATTTGGAGCGCATTGCTCCTCTTTCTCGATTTACCGGGTCTTCTGTTTCATAACAAGAAGACAATTTTCTTTACAGGAGTGTAAGTAGCTAGCATGTTCAAGTCTTCTGGACAAACACCTTAAATGAGCTACTTATACTTTATTTATTCGATACGATTTTCTTACTTAATTAAATCACCAACAAATTTCGGTAATGCGAATGCTGCATTGTGTAATTCTTTTGTGTAGTATTTCGTTTCGATTTCGTGGAAACGCTCTTCACTTACTTGTAATGGATCATGTTTTTTAGATCCAATTGTGAACGTCCAAAGACCACTTGGGTAAGTTGGAATGTTCGCTGTGTATAAACGAGTAATAGGGAAGATCTCTTTTACGTCTTTAAACACAGTTGTAATTAATTCTGGTGTAAACCAAGGGTTGTCCGTTTGTGCAACGAAAATACCGTCTTCTTTTAACGCTTTAGAGATTCCAGCGTAGAAACCTTTCGTAAATAAGTTTACTGCTGGTCCTACTGGCTCAGTAGAATCTACCATAATTACGTCATATTCATTTTCGCTCTCTGCGATGTGTAGGAAGCCATCTCCTACTTTTACTTCTACACGCTCATTATCTAATGCGCCTGCAATTGATGGTAAGTATTGTTTAGAGTACTCAATTACCTTTCCATCGATTTCAACAAGAGTTGCTTTCTTTACACTTGGGTGTTTTAATACTTCACGAATAACACCGCCATCACCGCCGCCAACAACTAATACGTTTTCAGGGTTTGGATGTGTAAATAAAGGTACGTGCGCTACCATTTCATGATAAACGAACTCATCTTTTTCTGTTGTCATAACCATGCCATCTAAAATAAGCA
This Bacillus paramycoides DNA region includes the following protein-coding sequences:
- the speB gene encoding agmatinase, which translates into the protein MRFDEAYSGKVFIKSHPSFEESKVVIYGMPMDWTVSYRPGSRFGPARIREVSIGLEEYSPYLDRELEEVKYFDAGDIPLPFGNAQRSLDMIEEYVSKLLDADKFPLGLGGEHLVSWPIFKAMAKKYPDLAIIHMDAHTDLRESYEGEPLSHSTPIRKVCDLIGPENVYSFGIRSGMKEEFEWAKEVGMNLYKFDVLEPLKEVLPKLAGRPVYVTIDIDVLDPAHAPGTGTLEAGGITSKELLDSIVAIANSNINVVGADLVEVAPVYDHSDQTPVAASKFVREMLLGWVK
- the speE gene encoding polyamine aminopropyltransferase codes for the protein MELWFTEKQTKHFGITARINRTLHTEQTEFQKLDMVETEEFGNMLILDGMVMTTEKDEFVYHEMVAHVPLFTHPNPENVLVVGGGDGGVIREVLKHPSVKKATLVEIDGKVIEYSKQYLPSIAGALDNERVEVKVGDGFLHIAESENEYDVIMVDSTEPVGPAVNLFTKGFYAGISKALKEDGIFVAQTDNPWFTPELITTVFKDVKEIFPITRLYTANIPTYPSGLWTFTIGSKKHDPLQVSEERFHEIETKYYTKELHNAAFALPKFVGDLIK